AATGTCCATGTCAGGGGTAAACGTCACAGGGTTGGTTTTCATAAAATCTTTGATCAGAAATGTGTTCAATGTCATGAAACACCTTTACTGCCAGGACATGTGGGTACGAGAGTTTTCCTGGCTACGTCTTCTTTATGTTATGGACGATTTTTGATATTTCCTCTGATCATGGGGACAGGGATCGCTTATCGACTTCTCCGTTTCACAAGGCATGGGACACACCATGCAATCGAGCCCTTGAATGGTTTTCAGTCCCCCGCAACTTCCTTGTAGACTTTTCCGTCCGGCAAGAACTCCAAGAGCCATCCCGACAACGGCCAAGATCATCAAGAGAAACGCGGCGCCAACGAGTATCATGCCGTTTCCTTGCCCGTCCCCAAGTGCGCCTGTATTGCAGGAGTTGCTCGTTCAAGATAGCCATCGTCGTTGGTCGAGATAAACAAGGAAGCGACTTGCTCGCGTCGCGCCAAGGCATAACCGGCCTCGGGGCCCAACACCAAAAAGGCCGTGGCAAGGGCATCGGCTTTCATACACGATTCAGCGATCACCGTGACAGATGTGAGATTATGTGTGATGGGTCTCCCGGTATTGGGGTTGATCGTATGCGAGAATTTAACGCCCCCGCGTTCGAAAAAATTTCGATAG
The genomic region above belongs to Nitrospirales bacterium and contains:
- the nqrM gene encoding (Na+)-NQR maturation NqrM codes for the protein MILVGAAFLLMILAVVGMALGVLAGRKSLQGSCGGLKTIQGLDCMVCPMPCETEKSISDPCPHDQRKYQKSSIT